A stretch of the Bacillus licheniformis DSM 13 = ATCC 14580 genome encodes the following:
- a CDS encoding DinB family protein, which yields MNQVQALRGDLFHELETGIRSTCHLLKKVKESDWSYRPADRMRSLKELASHLTAIPEADLAIMQEKEEDVIARIEKKYGALQSADQMAAAMQKGFDAFQTYMTSLSDEDFLTKKTKPFYLDEGMTQSRWLTETLTHIFHHRAQLFNYLKQLGYDVNMFDLYL from the coding sequence ATGAATCAAGTTCAAGCGCTGCGCGGCGATTTGTTCCACGAATTGGAGACGGGCATCCGCTCCACGTGTCATCTTCTGAAAAAAGTGAAGGAATCTGACTGGTCTTACCGGCCCGCCGACCGCATGCGAAGCCTGAAAGAACTGGCAAGCCATCTGACGGCCATCCCAGAAGCCGACTTGGCCATCATGCAGGAAAAGGAAGAGGACGTCATCGCCCGGATTGAAAAGAAATATGGTGCTTTGCAGTCGGCTGACCAAATGGCTGCAGCTATGCAGAAAGGATTCGACGCTTTTCAAACGTATATGACTTCCCTCTCCGACGAGGATTTTTTGACAAAAAAAACAAAGCCGTTTTACCTCGATGAAGGGATGACCCAAAGCCGCTGGCTGACGGAAACGCTCACCCACATCTTCCATCACAGGGCCCAGCTGTTTAATTATTTAAAACAGCTCGGCTATGACGTCAACATGTTCGACCTGTATCTATAA
- a CDS encoding esterase family protein: MAMKTGVIQEKKLFSEELGEEMELLVYLPSSFSPLYKYHVIIAQDGHDYFRLGRISRQVEELLANGEIERSIIIGIPYKNVQERRLTYHPEGSKFEAYKRFLANELVPFTDREYPTYQVGSGRTLIGDSLGGTVSLMTALDYPNMFGNVIMQSPYVDRHVLDKVKQSDSLQLISICHQIGEKETAVKTTDDQILDFTGPNEQLKELLESKQTNYDFKAFDGDHKWTYWQPLITPALKKML; encoded by the coding sequence TTGGCTATGAAAACAGGAGTCATTCAGGAGAAAAAGCTTTTTTCGGAAGAGCTCGGCGAGGAAATGGAGCTTCTCGTCTATTTGCCGTCCTCCTTCTCGCCGCTTTACAAATATCATGTGATCATCGCACAGGATGGACATGACTATTTCCGGCTCGGGCGCATCAGCAGACAGGTTGAAGAACTGTTGGCGAACGGTGAAATCGAAAGAAGCATCATCATCGGCATTCCGTACAAAAACGTACAGGAAAGAAGGCTTACATACCATCCGGAAGGGTCAAAATTCGAAGCGTATAAACGTTTTTTGGCAAATGAACTCGTCCCTTTCACCGACAGAGAGTATCCGACATATCAAGTCGGATCAGGCAGGACGCTGATAGGGGATTCGCTCGGAGGAACGGTTTCTCTCATGACGGCGCTTGACTACCCGAATATGTTCGGGAACGTCATTATGCAGTCACCTTATGTAGACCGCCATGTTCTCGATAAAGTGAAACAGTCCGATTCCCTGCAGCTTATTTCAATTTGCCACCAAATCGGCGAGAAGGAAACCGCCGTCAAAACGACCGATGATCAAATTTTGGATTTCACAGGTCCAAATGAGCAATTAAAAGAGTTGCTTGAATCAAAGCAGACAAACTACGATTTCAAAGCTTTTGACGGGGATCACAAATGGACGTACTGGCAGCCGCTCATCACCCCCGCTTTAAAAAAAATGCTGTAG
- a CDS encoding methionine biosynthesis PLP-dependent protein — translation MTEHVQTTLAQIGNRSDEITGTVNPPVYFSSAYRHKGIGESTGFDYIRTKNPTRQLVEDAIAKLEGGTRGFAFSSGMAAIQTIMALFQSGDELIVSSDLYGGTYRLFENEWKKYGLRFLYDDFSDEDCIKSKITDNTKALFVETPTNPLMQEADIQKIAQIAKENDLLLIVDNTFYTPVLQRPIELGADLVIHSATKYLGGHNDLLAGLVVAKGEELSEEMFQHQNAIGAVLSPFDSWLLMRGLKTLALRMRQHQENARELAAFLEEQEEIADVLYPGKGGMLSFRVQKEEWVNPFLKNLKTICFAESLGGVESFITYPATQTHMDIPEDIRIANGVCNRLLRFSVGIEHVSDLKQDLKAALEKVKGEAVPHES, via the coding sequence ATGACTGAACATGTACAAACAACGCTGGCGCAAATCGGCAACCGCAGTGACGAAATAACCGGAACCGTCAATCCTCCCGTTTATTTCTCTTCTGCGTACAGGCACAAAGGAATCGGGGAATCCACAGGATTTGATTACATTCGCACAAAAAATCCGACAAGACAGCTTGTAGAAGATGCAATCGCGAAACTAGAAGGGGGAACGCGCGGCTTTGCGTTCAGTTCTGGTATGGCTGCCATTCAGACGATCATGGCTCTGTTTCAAAGCGGGGATGAGCTCATCGTTTCATCCGATTTATACGGGGGAACATACCGCCTTTTTGAAAACGAATGGAAGAAATACGGACTGCGCTTTTTATACGATGATTTTTCAGACGAAGACTGTATCAAGTCGAAAATCACGGACAATACGAAGGCACTGTTTGTAGAAACGCCGACAAATCCGCTCATGCAGGAAGCAGACATTCAAAAAATTGCGCAAATCGCCAAAGAGAACGACTTGCTGCTCATTGTCGACAATACGTTTTATACACCGGTTCTGCAAAGGCCGATTGAGCTAGGCGCTGATCTTGTCATTCACAGCGCGACGAAGTATTTGGGCGGTCATAACGATCTTTTGGCGGGGCTTGTCGTCGCAAAAGGCGAAGAGCTGTCTGAGGAAATGTTCCAGCACCAAAATGCCATCGGCGCGGTTTTATCGCCGTTCGATTCGTGGCTCTTAATGAGAGGGTTGAAGACGCTCGCTCTTAGGATGAGACAGCATCAGGAAAACGCGCGGGAGCTCGCGGCCTTTTTGGAAGAGCAGGAGGAAATTGCCGATGTTCTTTATCCGGGAAAAGGCGGCATGCTGTCATTCCGCGTTCAAAAAGAAGAATGGGTCAATCCGTTTCTAAAAAATCTCAAGACGATCTGTTTCGCCGAAAGCCTCGGCGGAGTCGAAAGCTTCATCACCTACCCGGCGACACAGACCCACATGGATATCCCGGAAGACATCCGAATTGCAAACGGCGTCTGCAACAGGCTTCTGCGCTTTTCAGTCGGAATCGAGCACGTCTCCGATTTGAAGCAGGATCTCAAAGCTGCACTGGAAAAAGTGAAAGGGGAGGCGGTTCCGCATGAGTCATGA
- a CDS encoding YjcG family protein, which translates to MKYGIVLFPSKKLQDIANSYRKRYDPNYALIPPHLTLRTPFEVSEDEISGVVRHLRELSKELKPVTLKITKFSSFAPVNNVIYMKAEPTEELMQLHEKMYSGVLEDKPEYAFVPHVTVAQKLSDDEHSDVLGTLKMRDASHEEVIDRFHLLYQLDNGSWTVYETFILGA; encoded by the coding sequence ATGAAATACGGTATTGTGCTATTTCCATCAAAAAAACTTCAGGACATTGCAAATTCCTACCGAAAACGCTATGACCCGAATTACGCTTTAATTCCGCCCCACCTTACATTAAGAACGCCTTTTGAAGTGTCTGAAGACGAGATCTCAGGCGTCGTCCGACACTTGAGAGAGCTTTCAAAAGAGCTGAAACCGGTCACGCTGAAGATTACAAAATTCAGTTCCTTTGCCCCCGTCAATAATGTCATTTACATGAAAGCCGAACCGACAGAGGAATTGATGCAGCTTCATGAAAAAATGTACAGCGGCGTTTTGGAAGACAAACCCGAATACGCGTTTGTTCCCCATGTCACAGTCGCACAAAAGCTGTCAGATGATGAGCATTCCGACGTCCTCGGCACGCTGAAAATGAGAGACGCGTCACACGAAGAAGTCATCGACCGCTTTCACCTGCTTTACCAATTGGACAACGGATCATGGACCGTCTATGAAACTTTTATTTTAGGAGCGTGA
- a CDS encoding DedA family protein codes for MGSIVNDILMWLTDLGYFGIAIGLMIEIIPSEIVLAYGGYMVSNGSITITGAVIAGVIGGTIAQLFLYWIGYYGGRPFLYKYGKYLLIQKHHIQTAEKWFEKYGGGVVFSARFIPVVRHAISIPAGIAKMPILKFTGLTVLAIIPWSILFVYLGVQLGSRWDHVENVARTYTTPIMLGAAAMIILYFGLKKLRRK; via the coding sequence ATGGGAAGCATAGTGAATGATATTTTAATGTGGCTGACCGATCTTGGCTATTTCGGCATTGCGATCGGTTTAATGATCGAAATCATCCCGAGTGAAATCGTACTCGCCTACGGCGGATACATGGTCTCAAACGGCTCGATTACGATAACAGGCGCCGTGATTGCCGGCGTCATCGGGGGAACGATTGCTCAATTGTTTTTATACTGGATCGGCTACTACGGCGGACGTCCGTTTTTATACAAATACGGAAAATACTTATTGATCCAAAAGCATCACATTCAAACAGCCGAAAAATGGTTTGAGAAATACGGCGGAGGCGTCGTCTTTTCTGCCCGCTTCATTCCCGTGGTCAGACACGCCATCTCCATTCCGGCCGGCATTGCGAAAATGCCGATTTTAAAATTCACGGGTCTGACCGTGCTGGCCATCATACCGTGGTCGATACTGTTCGTCTATCTCGGCGTACAGCTCGGCAGCCGGTGGGACCATGTTGAAAATGTAGCAAGAACGTACACGACTCCGATCATGCTCGGGGCGGCGGCTATGATCATTCTGTATTTCGGACTCAAAAAACTGCGCAGAAAATAA
- a CDS encoding DUF819 domain-containing protein yields MNSSLISPDDVWVLWGFIAVWAAVSIYLEQRFRWAAAVSGAVLALGGSMLFTNAGILPAESPFYDAVWSYVVPLAIPLLLFQINVRKILKESGRLLMMFCISALGTAAGSVIAFFLFKDQIPHLDKIGGMISASYIGGGVNFAAMAAKFSTPGEYVSSTVVADNFMMAFLFFILMGIPALTWFQKRFGVQEVAGGRENQAEAYWKRKDISLQDIALNIGTAFAIVAVSVKAAAFFKERFSSDGGFQFLAFILGDQFLLLTTLTILLTVVFPRYFERLRGSQEIGTYLIYLFFVVIGIPADLRIILMNAPLLLAFVFVIAMSNLLVSLFCGKLFRFRLDEILLACNASVGGPTTAAAMAIAKGWRGLVAPVMLVGTFGYLIGNYVGTFLGTWFSTLL; encoded by the coding sequence ATGAATTCTTCATTGATTTCACCGGATGACGTGTGGGTGCTTTGGGGATTTATCGCGGTGTGGGCTGCTGTGAGTATTTATTTAGAGCAGCGGTTTCGCTGGGCTGCCGCTGTATCGGGGGCCGTATTGGCACTGGGCGGATCGATGCTGTTTACTAATGCAGGGATTCTTCCGGCCGAGTCGCCCTTCTATGATGCGGTGTGGTCCTATGTTGTTCCGCTTGCGATTCCTTTGCTGCTTTTTCAAATCAATGTGCGGAAGATCCTGAAAGAAAGCGGCAGACTTTTGATGATGTTTTGCATCAGCGCGCTGGGCACTGCGGCCGGAAGCGTCATTGCTTTTTTTCTGTTTAAGGATCAGATTCCGCACCTTGATAAAATCGGCGGCATGATCAGCGCCTCTTATATCGGGGGAGGCGTGAATTTTGCAGCGATGGCCGCCAAGTTCTCAACTCCCGGTGAGTATGTATCATCGACGGTGGTTGCGGATAATTTTATGATGGCTTTTCTTTTTTTCATTTTAATGGGGATACCGGCGCTAACATGGTTTCAAAAACGCTTCGGCGTTCAGGAAGTGGCGGGCGGCCGCGAAAATCAGGCGGAAGCCTATTGGAAGAGAAAAGACATCTCCTTGCAGGACATCGCTTTAAACATCGGAACCGCCTTTGCGATCGTTGCTGTGTCTGTAAAAGCAGCGGCTTTTTTCAAGGAACGTTTTTCTTCTGACGGCGGATTTCAGTTTCTTGCCTTTATTCTGGGCGACCAGTTCCTGCTGCTGACGACGCTGACAATTTTGCTGACGGTAGTGTTTCCCCGCTATTTTGAACGGCTGCGCGGCTCACAGGAGATCGGGACTTATTTGATTTACTTATTCTTTGTCGTGATTGGCATTCCGGCGGATTTGCGGATCATCCTCATGAACGCCCCGCTCCTCCTGGCATTTGTCTTTGTGATTGCCATGTCCAACCTGCTCGTATCGCTCTTCTGCGGAAAGCTGTTTCGTTTTCGGCTCGATGAAATTCTCTTGGCTTGCAACGCATCTGTCGGCGGACCGACGACAGCGGCGGCGATGGCGATTGCCAAAGGCTGGCGGGGCCTCGTTGCTCCCGTAATGCTGGTCGGGACGTTCGGATATCTGATCGGCAATTATGTCGGCACCTTCTTGGGCACATGGTTTTCCACCCTGTTATAA
- the galU gene encoding UTP--glucose-1-phosphate uridylyltransferase GalU, translating to MTMKVKKAVIPAAGLGTRFLPATKAQPKEMLPIVDKPAIQYIVEEAVQSGIEDILIITGRNKRSIEDHFDRSVELEQNLLAKGKNDVLKEIREIADMANIHYIRQKEPIGLGHAVLSAKHFIGDEPFAVLLGDDIMVSETPALRQLLEVYEEYQTEVIGVQPVDPADVSKYGIIQTSAQKNKVYQIDDLVEKPTVKDAPSNIAVMGRYVLRPSIFPVLEQTKRGAGNEIQLTDALREICREQSMYARKLKGSRFDIGDKLGSFKASTEIALMRDEMRPKLLAYLESVLKKEAQKGAWQ from the coding sequence ATAACCATGAAAGTAAAAAAAGCAGTCATCCCAGCAGCCGGATTAGGTACGAGATTTTTGCCGGCAACAAAAGCGCAGCCGAAAGAAATGCTGCCGATTGTCGATAAACCGGCCATACAATATATCGTGGAAGAAGCTGTCCAATCAGGCATTGAAGACATCCTTATCATTACAGGAAGAAATAAGCGTTCGATTGAAGACCATTTTGACCGCTCTGTGGAACTTGAGCAAAACCTGCTGGCCAAAGGAAAAAACGATGTGTTAAAAGAGATACGCGAGATCGCCGATATGGCGAATATTCATTATATCCGGCAAAAGGAGCCCATCGGCCTCGGACATGCAGTGTTATCGGCCAAGCATTTCATCGGTGATGAGCCGTTTGCCGTCCTCCTCGGCGACGATATCATGGTGTCAGAAACACCGGCGCTTAGGCAGCTGCTCGAAGTATATGAAGAATATCAGACCGAAGTGATCGGCGTTCAGCCCGTCGATCCAGCGGACGTGAGCAAATACGGCATCATTCAGACATCCGCGCAAAAGAACAAAGTGTATCAAATCGACGATCTTGTAGAAAAGCCGACCGTCAAAGATGCGCCTTCAAATATCGCGGTCATGGGCCGCTATGTGCTGAGGCCTTCGATTTTCCCTGTGCTCGAACAAACGAAGCGCGGCGCGGGAAATGAAATTCAGCTGACTGACGCACTAAGGGAAATCTGCCGGGAACAAAGCATGTATGCGCGCAAATTGAAAGGAAGCCGCTTTGATATCGGCGACAAGCTGGGCAGCTTTAAAGCGAGTACGGAAATCGCCCTCATGCGGGACGAGATGCGGCCAAAACTGCTCGCCTACCTGGAGAGCGTCTTAAAAAAAGAAGCGCAGAAAGGAGCATGGCAATGA
- the metC gene encoding cystathionine beta-lyase has translation MSHENWTLETKLVHNQNKTDGATGAVSVPIQHASTFHQDSFDKFGEYDYSRSGTPTRKALEDTIAELEGGTRGFAFSSGMAAISSAFLLLSKGDHVLVTKDVYGGTYRMITEVLSRFGIEHTFVDMTDLNEIALNIKENTKVIYLETPSNPTLGITDIRGVVKLAKAHGCLTFLDNTFMTPALQRPLELGVDIVLHSATKFLSGHSDVLSGLAVVKDKKLGEELYKLQNSFGAVLGVQDCWLVLRGLKTLQVRLEKASRTAQQLAEFFEKHPAVKQVYYPGLSSHPGASIHKHQANGAGAVLSFELEDAEAVKQVVENVSLPVFAVSLGAVESILSYPAKMSHAAMPKEERTKRGITDGLLRLSVGVENADDLQADFAQALEAVSGALARS, from the coding sequence ATGAGTCATGAAAACTGGACGCTTGAAACAAAGCTTGTTCATAACCAAAATAAAACGGACGGAGCAACCGGAGCCGTCAGCGTGCCGATCCAGCACGCATCAACCTTTCATCAAGATTCTTTTGACAAATTCGGCGAATATGACTACAGCCGGTCAGGCACACCGACAAGGAAGGCGCTTGAAGACACGATAGCCGAGCTTGAGGGAGGGACGAGAGGATTTGCTTTTTCATCCGGCATGGCTGCGATTTCCTCCGCCTTTCTGCTTTTGTCAAAGGGCGATCACGTGCTCGTCACAAAAGATGTGTACGGCGGCACTTACCGGATGATTACGGAAGTGCTGAGCCGCTTTGGGATTGAACATACTTTCGTCGATATGACGGATTTAAATGAAATTGCTTTAAACATAAAGGAAAACACAAAAGTCATCTATCTTGAAACACCGTCAAATCCGACGCTCGGCATTACGGATATTAGAGGGGTCGTCAAGCTTGCCAAGGCGCACGGCTGTCTGACGTTCCTTGACAACACGTTCATGACCCCGGCGTTGCAGCGACCGCTTGAGCTCGGCGTCGATATTGTGCTTCACAGCGCGACGAAGTTTTTAAGCGGACACAGCGACGTATTATCAGGCCTTGCCGTCGTGAAAGACAAAAAGCTCGGCGAAGAACTCTATAAGCTGCAAAATTCGTTCGGCGCTGTTCTCGGCGTCCAAGACTGCTGGCTTGTGCTGAGAGGGCTGAAGACGCTCCAAGTGCGGCTTGAAAAAGCAAGCAGGACGGCTCAGCAGCTCGCCGAATTTTTCGAAAAACATCCGGCCGTCAAACAAGTGTATTATCCAGGGCTGTCTTCGCATCCGGGTGCATCGATCCACAAACACCAGGCGAACGGCGCAGGTGCGGTCCTTTCTTTTGAACTTGAGGATGCGGAAGCAGTCAAACAGGTTGTGGAAAATGTCTCTCTCCCTGTCTTCGCCGTCAGTCTTGGAGCTGTGGAGTCGATCCTTTCTTATCCGGCAAAAATGTCGCACGCCGCCATGCCGAAGGAGGAGCGCACAAAACGGGGCATTACCGACGGACTTCTGCGCTTGAGCGTCGGGGTCGAAAATGCCGATGATTTACAGGCGGACTTTGCCCAAGCGTTGGAAGCCGTATCCGGAGCGCTTGCCCGTTCATAA
- a CDS encoding helix-turn-helix transcriptional regulator, whose translation MPKTERLIELMMTIHTKRKFTAGELAVEFGVSYRTVLRDLDELSALGVPIYSETGANGGYYLLNEPVLPPLFFTQSEAAAMFFAYQSLQFFGSLPFDAETRMVLKKFYRHLPPETQERIDAMKDRIVFWNPHRPKAAEHLETLLDAAVTQSVLTVVYDGTDECTERSIQPIGLYSWNGFWYCPAYCFKRQAFRLFRADRILRAEKADSGQARQLPYPSVLSWIKHSESECPEPVRLQAELTRRGARRAAADVDLFKILTMRDDGTGAIDASIPRSELEYFGELLWNLGAEVTVTEPAEIKLHLKRKAADILARYG comes from the coding sequence ATGCCCAAAACAGAGCGTTTAATCGAATTGATGATGACCATTCATACAAAACGAAAATTTACGGCCGGGGAGCTCGCGGTGGAATTCGGAGTTTCCTACCGCACGGTTCTCCGCGATCTGGACGAGCTCAGCGCACTCGGCGTTCCGATCTATTCTGAAACAGGCGCGAACGGAGGCTATTATTTGCTGAATGAGCCGGTGCTTCCGCCGCTCTTTTTCACACAATCGGAGGCGGCGGCTATGTTTTTCGCGTATCAATCTTTGCAGTTCTTCGGATCGCTCCCCTTTGATGCGGAAACGCGGATGGTTTTAAAAAAGTTCTACCGCCACCTTCCCCCGGAAACACAGGAGCGGATTGATGCGATGAAAGACAGAATCGTGTTCTGGAATCCGCATCGCCCAAAAGCCGCCGAACATTTAGAGACGCTTCTTGACGCAGCCGTCACTCAATCCGTTTTGACGGTCGTTTATGACGGAACTGACGAGTGCACGGAGAGATCCATCCAGCCTATCGGCTTATACAGCTGGAACGGCTTCTGGTACTGTCCGGCCTATTGCTTTAAAAGGCAGGCGTTCAGACTGTTCCGCGCCGACCGCATCCTCCGTGCGGAAAAAGCGGACAGCGGGCAGGCCCGCCAGCTTCCCTATCCATCAGTTCTCAGCTGGATCAAACATTCGGAGAGCGAGTGCCCTGAACCGGTGCGGCTGCAAGCGGAACTGACACGTAGAGGAGCCAGGCGGGCTGCGGCTGATGTGGATTTATTCAAGATCCTCACCATGCGGGATGACGGAACGGGGGCGATCGATGCCAGTATCCCCAGGTCTGAACTTGAGTATTTCGGAGAACTTTTGTGGAATCTCGGCGCTGAGGTAACTGTAACAGAACCCGCGGAAATCAAGCTTCATCTGAAACGGAAGGCTGCTGACATTTTAGCGAGGTACGGCTGA
- the galE gene encoding UDP-glucose 4-epimerase GalE — MTSVLVTGGAGYIGSHTVLELTKQNRSVVVLDNLSTGHREAVSGVSFYEGDIADAALVKAIIKHHDVDAVIHFAAKSLVSESIEKPEIYFRENTLKSCAFFETAIKEGVNNIVFSSTAAVYGIPEKAPIKEAAPLSPVNPYGESKLMIEKYLHWVGKTHGVKWAALRYFNAAGAALNGAIGEDHDPESHLIPLVLQTALGQRKQLSIFGEDYSTPDGTCIRDYIHVLDLASAHLAALDGLYEDRLKQNVYNVGTGAGHSVKEIIETAENMTERSIAAKTDERRAGDPPVLVADSRTLVEDTGWKPQYSDLQTIIQSAWQWHKAHPDGF, encoded by the coding sequence ATGACATCCGTACTCGTAACAGGAGGAGCCGGATACATCGGCAGCCACACCGTACTCGAATTGACAAAGCAAAACCGCTCCGTCGTCGTGCTTGACAATTTATCTACCGGACACAGGGAAGCCGTCAGCGGGGTCAGCTTTTACGAAGGCGATATCGCTGATGCGGCACTTGTCAAAGCCATCATCAAACATCATGATGTCGATGCTGTCATCCATTTCGCCGCCAAAAGCCTTGTGTCCGAATCGATCGAAAAGCCTGAGATATACTTTAGGGAAAACACGCTAAAGTCTTGTGCATTTTTCGAAACGGCCATCAAGGAAGGCGTCAATAACATCGTCTTTTCGTCAACCGCCGCCGTATACGGCATCCCGGAGAAAGCCCCGATTAAAGAGGCTGCTCCCCTCTCCCCTGTCAATCCTTACGGGGAATCGAAGCTGATGATCGAAAAATATCTGCACTGGGTCGGAAAAACGCACGGTGTCAAATGGGCCGCCCTCCGCTACTTCAACGCCGCCGGCGCCGCTTTAAACGGAGCGATCGGCGAGGACCACGATCCCGAAAGCCACCTCATTCCCCTCGTCCTGCAGACGGCTTTGGGACAGCGAAAGCAGCTGTCCATTTTCGGAGAAGATTATTCGACGCCAGACGGAACCTGCATCAGGGATTATATTCACGTCCTCGATCTGGCTTCCGCCCACCTGGCTGCCCTTGATGGATTATATGAAGACAGACTGAAGCAAAATGTTTATAATGTAGGGACAGGGGCCGGACATTCCGTAAAAGAAATCATTGAAACCGCGGAAAACATGACAGAGCGAAGCATTGCAGCAAAAACGGACGAGCGCAGAGCGGGAGATCCGCCAGTGCTGGTGGCGGACAGCCGGACACTGGTGGAAGATACCGGATGGAAGCCGCAATACAGCGATTTGCAAACCATCATTCAAAGCGCATGGCAATGGCACAAAGCGCATCCGGACGGTTTTTGA
- a CDS encoding GtrA family protein — protein sequence MNKKNIPTLVRFGTVGAGNTLVDFVVFFLLTSLHVPYLAAQLFSYSAGVANSYIWNRTWTFQVKEKAHGAEIVRFIMINLAAAGATFVLLYIFQKAGLSLFISKMSATVAGMAINFTGNKLWVFQEPGTDS from the coding sequence ATGAACAAAAAAAACATCCCCACACTCGTTCGTTTCGGGACAGTCGGAGCCGGGAACACACTCGTTGATTTCGTCGTGTTTTTCCTCCTTACGTCGCTCCACGTCCCCTACCTGGCCGCACAGTTGTTTTCCTATTCGGCAGGCGTGGCAAACAGCTATATCTGGAATCGGACATGGACGTTTCAAGTAAAAGAAAAAGCGCATGGCGCGGAAATCGTCCGGTTTATCATGATCAATCTTGCAGCAGCGGGCGCTACATTTGTCCTTCTGTACATTTTTCAAAAAGCCGGCCTGTCCCTTTTTATCAGCAAGATGTCCGCAACAGTCGCAGGAATGGCCATCAACTTTACCGGAAACAAGCTTTGGGTGTTTCAAGAACCCGGCACAGATTCATAA
- a CDS encoding GNAT family N-acetyltransferase: MEAVIVKNQQQLEDAFFVRKEVFIKEQHVSPEEEMDHLDQESSHLVIYDEKEPIGAGRLRLVDGYGKLERICVLKSHRSLGVGNLIIQALEEEAAKQGASQFMLNAQTQAVPFYEKHGYKVVSEEFSDANIPHVKMVKK, from the coding sequence GTGGAAGCCGTCATTGTGAAGAATCAACAACAGCTTGAAGACGCCTTCTTTGTTAGAAAGGAAGTCTTTATCAAGGAGCAGCACGTATCACCGGAAGAAGAAATGGATCATCTTGATCAGGAATCTTCACATCTCGTCATCTATGACGAAAAAGAGCCGATCGGCGCTGGCCGGCTCCGGCTTGTCGACGGCTACGGCAAACTTGAACGAATCTGTGTGCTGAAAAGCCACCGCTCCCTCGGCGTCGGCAACCTGATCATTCAGGCGCTTGAAGAGGAAGCCGCCAAGCAAGGCGCGTCTCAATTTATGCTGAACGCGCAGACACAGGCTGTTCCCTTTTACGAAAAACACGGCTATAAAGTCGTGTCTGAAGAATTTTCAGATGCGAATATTCCCCATGTCAAAATGGTCAAAAAGTAA
- a CDS encoding MarR family winged helix-turn-helix transcriptional regulator: MDINGLINELHLMQQSYATLFSVVNKVQTRGDEYMEILTARQHMALIAIAHLPPETATLTNISKKLGTTKQTANKLMTGLVKKGYVKSVPSQKDKRSINIEMTAEGKKALVECSERSVYFLADLFQQFTSEEVATFWRLLQKLYRFDGEEHDGFEENANIQLGVGNSLDTERILGEFEKRRYGGENDEK, encoded by the coding sequence ATGGATATCAACGGCTTAATCAACGAATTACATTTGATGCAGCAAAGCTATGCGACATTGTTTTCGGTTGTCAATAAGGTGCAAACCCGCGGTGACGAATATATGGAAATATTAACTGCCAGGCAACACATGGCGCTCATCGCTATCGCGCATTTGCCGCCTGAAACTGCCACGCTTACGAATATCTCCAAAAAGCTTGGCACAACCAAACAGACCGCCAACAAGCTGATGACTGGTCTGGTCAAAAAAGGCTATGTCAAATCAGTGCCAAGCCAAAAAGACAAACGCTCCATTAATATTGAAATGACCGCTGAAGGAAAGAAAGCGCTGGTGGAGTGTTCCGAAAGGTCCGTCTATTTCCTGGCCGACTTGTTTCAGCAATTTACATCCGAAGAGGTTGCGACATTTTGGCGGCTGTTGCAAAAGCTTTACCGTTTTGACGGTGAGGAACATGACGGTTTTGAGGAGAATGCAAACATTCAGCTTGGCGTGGGGAATTCGTTAGATACAGAAAGGATTCTCGGAGAATTTGAGAAACGCCGCTATGGAGGAGAAAACGATGAAAAGTGA